The following are encoded in a window of Verrucomicrobiia bacterium genomic DNA:
- the rnhC gene encoding ribonuclease HIII: MTSYTSKLSDDQAAALKSWLQAHGYSFRQVPYARFAAEKEKTNLVFYESGKLVVQGKGTHDFVEFVLEPEILKQARLGYEAVLNPELLLPRLGVDESGKGDFFGPLCIAGVYINEDVVKRWKDSGIRDSKNISSDKRIRELAELIRDTPGCVTNAVCIGNETYNRLYAKMRSVNTLLAWGHARVIENLMGLKYKMNPPPVRAISDQFASNKETVAKALMTMGRTVELVQKHRAEEDPAVAAASILARHEFVTRLGNLEKQFDRVLPKGASAAVDAAAKAFVEKHGAQNLPKVAKMHFRTALRAQGLPEPPKVEWRRRPAGA, from the coding sequence TTGACCTCCTACACGTCGAAGCTCTCGGACGATCAGGCCGCGGCCCTCAAGAGCTGGCTGCAGGCGCATGGTTATTCGTTTCGTCAGGTCCCCTATGCGCGGTTTGCCGCCGAAAAGGAGAAAACCAACCTGGTCTTCTACGAAAGCGGCAAACTCGTCGTGCAAGGCAAGGGAACGCATGACTTTGTCGAATTTGTCCTTGAACCCGAGATTCTCAAGCAAGCCCGGCTGGGCTACGAAGCGGTTTTGAACCCGGAGTTGCTGCTGCCCAGGCTCGGGGTGGACGAAAGCGGGAAGGGTGATTTCTTCGGTCCTTTGTGCATCGCGGGGGTGTATATCAATGAAGACGTGGTAAAACGCTGGAAAGATTCCGGCATCCGTGATTCAAAAAATATTTCCAGCGATAAACGGATTAGAGAGCTGGCGGAACTCATTCGCGACACGCCCGGCTGCGTGACGAACGCCGTGTGCATCGGCAACGAAACCTATAATCGCCTCTACGCCAAAATGCGCAGCGTCAATACGCTTCTGGCCTGGGGCCACGCACGGGTCATCGAGAACCTCATGGGCCTGAAATACAAAATGAACCCACCGCCGGTCCGCGCCATTAGCGATCAGTTCGCTTCCAACAAAGAAACTGTTGCCAAGGCGCTCATGACCATGGGCCGGACTGTCGAGTTGGTCCAGAAACATCGCGCGGAGGAAGACCCGGCCGTGGCGGCCGCATCAATCTTGGCCCGGCATGAATTTGTGACCCGGTTAGGGAATCTGGAAAAGCAATTTGATAGGGTGCTTCCCAAAGGCGCCTCGGCTGCTGTTGATGCGGCCGCCAAGGCCTTTGTTGAGAAGCACGGCGCTCAGAATCTCCCCAAAGTTGCTAAAATGCATTTCCGAACCGCCTTGCGGGCTCAAGGCCTCCCTGAACCGCCCAAAGTCGAATGGCGCCGCCGCCCTGCCGGGGCTTGA
- a CDS encoding nucleotidyltransferase domain-containing protein yields MLKRIAYLLPVLALCCWTIARAQDTNAVSAASAPAAAEPKPDPTGTSTGASSDAAAADGTTFIVTAPGELTGDDLREIYVFGSGARGTGDAASDLDLAVSGLPPSVFYRMGACQ; encoded by the coding sequence ATGTTAAAACGAATTGCTTATTTGTTGCCAGTTCTGGCTTTGTGCTGCTGGACAATCGCACGCGCCCAGGACACCAACGCGGTTTCAGCCGCCAGTGCTCCAGCCGCCGCCGAACCCAAACCGGACCCCACTGGCACCTCGACGGGGGCTTCCAGCGATGCTGCCGCCGCCGATGGAACGACCTTCATCGTGACAGCTCCAGGGGAACTCACCGGCGATGACCTACGGGAAATTTACGTCTTTGGCTCCGGTGCACGCGGGACAGGTGATGCCGCTTCCGATCTCGACCTAGCGGTTTCCGGGCTGCCGCCGTCGGTTTTCTATCGCATGGGCGCGTGTCAGTGA
- a CDS encoding P-II family nitrogen regulator, with protein sequence MKKIDAIVKPFKLEEIKHALAEVGITGVTVAECKGFGRQKGHTEIYRGSEYTVDFLPKIKVEIVLDDEHLNGAVAAIVSTAKTGKIGDGKVFVSTIDDAIRIRTEEKGVKAV encoded by the coding sequence ATGAAGAAAATCGATGCGATAGTTAAACCATTCAAGTTGGAAGAGATAAAGCACGCACTGGCCGAGGTCGGCATCACCGGGGTGACCGTCGCCGAGTGCAAGGGGTTTGGCAGACAGAAGGGCCATACGGAAATCTACCGGGGCAGCGAATACACGGTGGATTTCCTCCCCAAAATCAAAGTCGAGATCGTCCTGGATGACGAGCACCTCAATGGCGCCGTTGCCGCCATCGTCAGCACCGCTAAGACCGGCAAAATCGGAGACGGAAAGGTGTTCGTTTCGACCATCGACGATGCCATCCGCATCCGGACCGAGGAGAAAGGGGTTAAAGCAGTCTGA
- a CDS encoding ATP-binding protein: MREASQPGTGLARVANPGTGRSSLRHGKPRHQPEPLTIPSPQAQGDSSPRQDGAGWREYAVAVTTVAAVSGLNLWLQKWVGYEAVALVYLLAVMLLALGVSRGPILFGTALTALSYNFLFVPPRYSLGIERFYDKMMLAMYFFVALTVGQLTARLRAQRFVDKKREEELREAEINSRLLGESERLGRTLLNSVSHELRTPLAAITTGTNSLRAAGPLTPTQQNLTAEIESAAGRLNRVVQGLLSAARLQAGQLKPTFDWCDISELVRVTLREAAPWLAGHLAQTQIAPDLPLLKADFVLLEQALNNLVVNAAVHTPADTVIDIKARIEGRWVVLEVADNGPGLAREQLERAFEMFQRGPDTKPGGAGLGLAIVKGLIEAQGGHVRAANRPGGGALFTLYLPVPEAPNAPPEAL, translated from the coding sequence ATGCGCGAAGCCAGTCAACCCGGCACCGGGCTCGCCCGTGTTGCTAATCCTGGAACGGGACGTTCCTCATTGCGGCATGGCAAGCCTCGACATCAACCGGAGCCGCTAACCATTCCTTCCCCACAGGCACAAGGAGATAGCTCGCCACGACAGGATGGGGCCGGTTGGCGCGAATACGCGGTAGCGGTGACGACGGTCGCGGCGGTCTCTGGGCTCAACTTGTGGCTGCAGAAATGGGTGGGTTATGAAGCGGTGGCACTGGTTTATTTGCTGGCAGTGATGTTGCTGGCGCTGGGGGTAAGCCGTGGGCCCATCCTGTTTGGCACAGCGCTGACGGCCCTGAGCTATAATTTCCTGTTCGTCCCGCCGCGCTACTCGTTGGGAATCGAGCGGTTCTACGACAAGATGATGCTCGCCATGTATTTTTTTGTGGCCCTGACTGTGGGGCAACTGACCGCTCGGCTCCGAGCACAACGGTTTGTTGATAAGAAGCGAGAGGAAGAACTGCGGGAAGCAGAAATCAATTCGCGGCTGCTTGGGGAATCCGAACGGCTCGGTCGGACTTTGCTGAACTCAGTTTCGCACGAGCTACGAACGCCTCTTGCTGCGATTACGACCGGGACCAATAGCCTGCGCGCCGCCGGACCCCTGACGCCGACGCAACAAAATCTGACCGCCGAGATTGAATCCGCCGCCGGGCGCCTGAATCGGGTCGTTCAGGGCCTATTGAGTGCCGCGCGTCTTCAGGCCGGTCAACTTAAGCCGACCTTCGACTGGTGCGATATTTCCGAGCTGGTGCGAGTAACGCTGCGCGAGGCGGCGCCCTGGCTGGCGGGTCATCTGGCGCAAACGCAAATCGCGCCGGATTTGCCGCTGTTGAAGGCTGATTTTGTATTGCTGGAGCAAGCTCTGAACAACCTGGTGGTGAATGCGGCAGTGCATACGCCCGCAGATACGGTCATTGATATCAAAGCTCGCATCGAAGGGAGGTGGGTGGTGTTGGAAGTGGCCGATAACGGCCCTGGTCTGGCGCGCGAGCAACTCGAGCGCGCATTTGAGATGTTTCAGCGGGGACCCGATACCAAACCGGGGGGCGCCGGGCTGGGATTAGCTATCGTCAAAGGGTTGATTGAGGCGCAGGGAGGCCATGTCCGCGCAGCAAACCGCCCGGGTGGCGGGGCCCTGTTCACGCTTTATCTGCCCGTGCCCGAGGCTCCTAACGCCCCACCAGAAGCATTGTGA
- a CDS encoding response regulator gives MNSCEKKSPVSVLAIDDEPQIQRLLTIALEAQGYRVATAGRGQQGLGMAAQRRYDLIILDLGLPDTDGLLVLKQLREWTQAPIIIITVKDAADDRIEALDSGADDYVTKPFNTGELLARMRVALRHSNRLKSEEPIFHFGALEVDLASRRVALKGEPVKLTATEYILLRLFVQHAGKVLTHTQILREVWGAGHEEHTEYLRVYMARLREKLETDPAAPPLFLTEPGVGYRLAEG, from the coding sequence GTGAATTCCTGCGAAAAAAAGAGCCCGGTGTCCGTATTGGCGATTGATGATGAGCCACAAATCCAGCGTTTGCTGACCATTGCCCTCGAGGCACAAGGGTATCGAGTGGCGACGGCCGGTCGAGGGCAGCAAGGCTTGGGGATGGCTGCCCAGCGCCGCTATGACCTGATTATTCTCGATTTGGGCTTGCCCGATACCGACGGGCTGTTGGTTTTAAAGCAACTGCGCGAGTGGACTCAGGCACCGATCATCATCATCACCGTGAAGGACGCCGCCGATGACAGGATTGAAGCGCTGGACTCCGGCGCCGATGACTACGTCACCAAACCTTTCAATACAGGGGAACTCCTGGCCCGCATGCGAGTGGCCCTGCGCCATTCGAATCGCCTAAAATCCGAAGAGCCCATTTTCCATTTCGGCGCCCTGGAAGTGGACCTCGCCAGCCGCCGCGTGGCTCTGAAAGGCGAACCGGTGAAACTCACGGCCACCGAGTACATCTTGCTGCGGCTTTTTGTTCAGCATGCCGGCAAGGTGCTGACTCACACTCAAATCCTGCGCGAGGTCTGGGGCGCCGGACATGAAGAGCATACAGAGTATCTGCGGGTTTACATGGCCCGTTTGCGTGAAAAGCTCGAGACGGACCCCGCCGCCCCGCCTTTGTTCCTGACCGAGCCCGGAGTGGGGTATCGTCTGGCCGAAGGGTGA
- a CDS encoding protein kinase, with translation MNVKCHQISSTGSVREDNEDFVLFWEPAEFDLRQRLGSVAILADGVGGEGNGGVASRLATETALAIFKESKPDGSVTDTIRQMFDTAAAKVFQATQHNGRMATTLNVALFRHDKVTIAHVGDSRAYLIRAGKIKRLTTDHSYTSLQVKLGLLLERKAMTSPHRSTLTRSIGYEPMCHYDITTLPLQQGDIILQCTDGLYGFLLDDEILDAVVKYHPGEACKRLLALTEKRQVSDNVSLQIVQVWEVDRSKTLPPEARGRSGLGSDLGVGTLLDDRFEITDVIAKSGMASLFKANDRKTGEAVAIKVPYLQIESDPGGFDRFRREEEIGLQLQHPYILKIIPVENKSRPYLVMEYLEGQTLSELLKNVRPLPEPDAVKIASRICEALEYMHQKGVVHRDLKPQNIMLCNDGAIRVMDFGIARAQQSRRLTFVGFTPAMGTPDYMAPEQVRGSRGDQRTDIYSLGAILYEMTTGDPPFGGDSAYVIMNARVTGDPIAPRKLNPKLTPVLEEIILHAMERDPKRRYQSAADMKRELDDYEIVEMTARHTRLQAPQIWKSRFRMVPVVVGVILFQVLLFLILFYHFKKR, from the coding sequence ATGAACGTTAAATGCCATCAAATTTCCAGCACCGGTTCGGTGCGCGAGGATAACGAGGATTTCGTGCTGTTTTGGGAACCCGCCGAGTTTGATCTCCGGCAGAGGTTGGGCAGCGTTGCCATCCTGGCCGACGGCGTCGGCGGGGAAGGCAATGGCGGCGTGGCCAGCCGCCTGGCAACCGAAACCGCCTTGGCCATATTCAAGGAATCCAAACCGGATGGCTCGGTAACCGATACTATCCGCCAGATGTTCGACACGGCAGCCGCCAAGGTCTTTCAAGCGACCCAACACAACGGGCGCATGGCGACAACTCTCAACGTAGCCCTGTTTCGGCATGACAAAGTCACGATCGCCCATGTCGGCGACTCACGCGCTTACCTTATTCGCGCCGGCAAGATTAAACGCCTCACAACCGACCACTCCTACACCTCGCTGCAGGTCAAGCTCGGGTTATTGCTCGAACGCAAGGCCATGACCAGCCCCCACCGTTCCACTTTAACCCGCAGCATTGGCTATGAGCCCATGTGCCACTATGACATTACCACCCTGCCGTTACAGCAGGGGGACATCATCCTTCAATGCACCGACGGCCTTTATGGATTCCTCCTGGACGATGAGATTCTCGACGCGGTGGTGAAATATCATCCGGGCGAAGCCTGCAAACGACTCCTCGCGCTGACCGAAAAGCGCCAGGTAAGCGACAATGTTTCCTTGCAGATTGTGCAGGTATGGGAAGTGGACCGTTCCAAGACGCTTCCTCCCGAGGCGCGGGGGCGCAGCGGACTGGGCAGCGACTTGGGAGTCGGTACGTTGCTGGATGATCGATTCGAGATCACCGACGTGATTGCCAAGAGCGGCATGGCCTCCCTGTTTAAGGCCAATGACCGCAAGACCGGCGAAGCGGTGGCCATCAAGGTCCCCTATCTTCAAATCGAAAGCGACCCCGGCGGCTTTGATCGCTTTCGGCGCGAGGAGGAGATCGGCTTGCAACTCCAGCACCCCTATATCCTCAAGATCATTCCCGTCGAGAATAAGAGCCGGCCTTACCTGGTGATGGAATACCTCGAAGGCCAGACCCTGAGCGAGTTGCTCAAGAATGTCCGCCCCTTGCCCGAACCGGATGCAGTGAAGATAGCCAGCCGCATTTGCGAGGCGCTCGAGTATATGCACCAAAAGGGGGTCGTGCATCGCGATTTGAAGCCACAAAACATCATGCTCTGCAACGACGGCGCCATCCGCGTCATGGATTTTGGCATCGCCCGCGCCCAGCAATCTCGACGGCTCACTTTTGTTGGCTTTACCCCGGCTATGGGCACCCCGGATTATATGGCCCCCGAGCAGGTCCGGGGCAGCCGCGGCGATCAACGGACCGACATCTATAGCCTGGGAGCTATCCTTTATGAAATGACCACCGGCGACCCTCCCTTCGGCGGCGACAGCGCCTATGTCATCATGAACGCCCGCGTCACCGGCGACCCGATTGCGCCCCGAAAACTCAACCCGAAACTAACGCCAGTTCTTGAAGAGATCATACTCCATGCCATGGAGCGGGATCCCAAGCGGCGCTACCAATCCGCTGCTGACATGAAGCGGGAGTTGGATGATTACGAAATTGTCGAAATGACCGCCCGCCACACGCGCCTGCAGGCGCCCCAAATCTGGAAGTCCCGCTTCCGCATGGTCCCCGTTGTAGTCGGAGTCATTTTATTTCAAGTGCTCCTGTTCCTAATCCTTTTCTATCACTTCAAGAAACGGTAA